The segment CGCTATGATGGGAAGCACCCCGCCCGAAGTCATCCGCCGAGTGGAAGAAGTCTTGGAGAAGAAACTCTCGTCCGTTACCACGCATGATTTTAGCGCGGCGGGCGGCATCAAAGCGCTGGTCGACGTTCTGGGATGGGTCGACCGGAACACAGAACGGCAGATCATGGAGACTCTTGCCGAGACCAATCCCGAACTGTTGGAAGAAGTCCGTAAGATGATGTTCACCTTCGACGATCTGGTCCAACTGGACGACCGAGCCATGCAGCAAGTGCTGAAGGAAGTCGACCTGAAGGAACTGGCCCTTGCGCTCAAGGCGTGCAGCGAGGCCGTGCGCGATAAAGTTTTCAAATCGATGTCTGAGCGAGCCGTCAACATGCTCAAAGAAGAGATCGAGTACATGGGCCGCGTGCGCATGAGAGTGGTCGAAGAAGCCCAACAGCGCGTGGTCAGCGTCGTGCGCAGACTGGAAGACGCGGGCGAGATCGTGCTGGCGCACGGAGCCGAAGAGGAGATGGTGTAGGCGATGACCGTACCGTTCGAAACTCTGGATGCGGATGCGCAGCCGCCTATCGAGCCGTTCGTGCCGTTAGACGATACGGTCGAGCGTTCTGCAAGCCCGGCGGCAACGACGGAATCGCCTTTTATGGAAGCGCCTTCGAGCGCAATTGCGTTGAATCCATCGGATCTGTATGCCAAAGCGCTCTCGACGCTCCAACAGGCAAACACCGAGGCGGAACGCATTTTCAAGGCGGCCCATTCGGAGGGCTACTCAGCTGGATACAAGGCCGGACAAGAGGCTAGCATCGAGGAAGCCGCGCGCATTAGCCGAGAGGGCCATGCCCGCCTGTCCGAGCAGGTCGATCAATTCTTGGCCGATGTTGCAGCCCAGATCGAGAACTATTTTGAGCAGGGCGCGCAGCAGATTACCGAGCTGGCGCTGGCCATTGCACAAAAGGTGATCAAAGAGCGCGCCGAAGCCGAAAGGGACATGGCGCTGCGCGTGGCTAAAGACGCCATCCGTAGGCTCGGCTCGGTCGAACGGCTCACCATCCGAGTCAATCCGGCCGATTTGGAGCACGTCCGCTCCGAAAAGCGCAACCTGCTCAGCGTTATGGACAGCGCAAGGCAGATCGACGTGATCGAGGATCGGCGAGTGGAGCCAGGCGGCGCAGTCATCGAATGCGAAAACGGAATCGTCGAT is part of the Armatimonadota bacterium genome and harbors:
- the fliG gene encoding flagellar motor switch protein FliG, which translates into the protein MAKQFNRKLTPKQKAAIIMVAIGPDAGSKIMPFLTPTEIEELTVEVARTGSVQNEVRLAVLREFHELCAEHQGIAEGGLGSAQKLLQAAFGDNEGEEILNRVSHVIQMLPFDAIKNVDPTQLASFLQDEHPQTIALVLAYLDPPSAAAVINALQGDLAPEVAERLAMMGSTPPEVIRRVEEVLEKKLSSVTTHDFSAAGGIKALVDVLGWVDRNTERQIMETLAETNPELLEEVRKMMFTFDDLVQLDDRAMQQVLKEVDLKELALALKACSEAVRDKVFKSMSERAVNMLKEEIEYMGRVRMRVVEEAQQRVVSVVRRLEDAGEIVLAHGAEEEMV